CCAACAATTATAAAAATAGCATCAACCTAAGCAACAATCCGAAAGGAGTATATTTTGTAACAATCAAAACTGACGATAATGTTTTTGTTGGGCAGTTGGTTTTGCAATAAACAAAAACCTTATATTTACATACCTTAGAAATTGTGTTAATGCAGACCTGACAGGTTTTTGAAACCTGTCAGGTGGGGTGCAAAAATCCATTTTATAACTTCGTTCCATTTTTCATTCAACTGCTTTACAGTTGTTGATTGATTGGGAGGCTCTATTTCTATAAACATTTCAGTCCTATGGACTGTTAATCAAGCTGGGAGAGCTTATATGTTTATAGTAACAAAATAACCAAGCAAACTCAATACCCCAGCAGGGAACAATAGAAAACAGTAAGAAAATCACATATTTACCTTATCCTATAATTGATTGAATTATTGTCTAAAATATGGCGGCTAATAATAGTGACTGTCAATTTTTCTTTCTTCTTTCATGGTTTTCCAAAATTGTCTTATTTCAATACGTTTCGGCTCTTTGATATTTATTACTCCGTATCCATTTTGTAATTTATCAATCGCTTGCTCTAATTTGAATTTACTGCTCGGTGTTCCTACAAAAGGTTCAATTATTCTGTAGTCTTTGTTTTTAACGTTTAGACAAATCGGTATTTTAACTTGTGATGAAAAATCAAAATCTTTTTGTCTGTAATCGTCTGCACCTTGCGAAAGCATTATTACTACAACTCCTTTTGACCTTACAATTCTTAGCATTTCTTGAAGTGCTACTCTTGCATTTTTGTTTTTTAAATAAACATGAGCTTCGTCAACTACAACAATATAACGCAAAGGTTTTATTCTGTTTTCGTCTGGTTGAGTATCCGTAGCATTACTGAAAACATTTAATAAATATTTTAAAGTAAAAAAGACTGTTAATTGGCGAACAGTTTCAGGAATGCTACTTGGTAAATTCAAGTATATGTTTTGATTGTAAATTTTTTCATTAGGATTTGTTGGAACAGCAAAAATACCTCTCGATAATTTATCAAAAATATCAATTAGTGTATCAGGTTTTAACTTAGTTTCTTCATAATATAAAAGTAAACAATCATAAATATCTTCAATTGTTGGAATAGAATTTTTATTCTCTTCAAAATAATCTCGAATAACTTTTCTTAGATTTAAACCTTGTTTTGTTCCTAAATTAGCTAATCCGCAAAGAATATCAGAAAAAGTAAGAATTTGATTATCTCTTATATC
Above is a window of Bacteroidota bacterium DNA encoding:
- a CDS encoding DndE family protein, encoding MRIRISKRNDELIEKIKDLYNFKFEGIVPRIAFSFSLQLGKRFDLENANIPSADGRDWRDDRGLFGTSIGNRSNYVIFKALLDEHYGRLLYEDEFSKLFRSHLDFGLEKINNDLENKNIAGGYHVNYLMKMVKDGLSILSNKPKINVQTTENANLKESKELIEFELGTDEKNEPVKIRLNDLNEFDSNHIAIAGMTGSGKTELIKDVLYHISKQSENNINFIFFDYKGEQKEKLTTFLEKTNCQFVDVLKDNYEFNPLSIINSKDDDIRDNQILTFSDILCGLANLGTKQGLNLRKVIRDYFEENKNSIPTIEDIYDCLLLYYEETKLKPDTLIDIFDKLSRGIFAVPTNPNEKIYNQNIYLNLPSSIPETVRQLTVFFTLKYLLNVFSNATDTQPDENRIKPLRYIVVVDEAHVYLKNKNARVALQEMLRIVRSKGVVVIMLSQGADDYRQKDFDFSSQVKIPICLNVKNKDYRIIEPFVGTPSSKFKLEQAIDKLQNGYGVINIKEPKRIEIRQFWKTMKEERKIDSHYY